One stretch of Pseudomonas fluorescens Q2-87 DNA includes these proteins:
- a CDS encoding GPO family capsid scaffolding protein — protein MKKFRSNWFRVAVEGATSDKRTIKRSWLEQAAKNFNPSTYGARIWLEHFRSLLPDSPFKAYGDVLAVKTEEVDINGQKKLALFAQVEPTPELIAMNKAKQKIYTSIEIDDSFADTGEAYIVGLAVTDSPASLGTDVLAFSAQKPDASPFKDRHYSATSMFTEAVETELQFEEIEEKPSIGAQLFNKVQALLTGKQAKDDSEFAQIGEAVEAIAEHVKDLPDQLAAEKQFSAGLKTRLDQVSTELTELKTKLSTTQDHSQKTRPPVTGGNDLVVTDC, from the coding sequence ATGAAGAAGTTTCGCAGCAACTGGTTCCGCGTCGCCGTCGAGGGCGCTACTTCGGACAAGCGCACCATCAAACGCAGCTGGCTGGAACAGGCCGCCAAGAACTTCAACCCGTCCACCTACGGCGCCCGTATCTGGCTGGAGCACTTCCGCAGTCTGTTGCCCGACAGCCCGTTCAAGGCCTATGGCGACGTGCTGGCAGTGAAAACCGAGGAGGTGGACATCAACGGCCAGAAGAAACTGGCCCTGTTCGCCCAGGTTGAGCCGACCCCAGAGCTGATCGCCATGAACAAGGCGAAACAGAAGATCTACACCTCCATCGAAATCGACGACAGCTTTGCCGACACCGGCGAGGCCTACATCGTCGGCTTGGCTGTCACCGACTCGCCCGCCAGCCTGGGCACCGACGTTCTGGCGTTCTCTGCCCAGAAACCTGACGCCAGCCCCTTCAAGGATCGCCACTACTCGGCAACTTCGATGTTTACCGAGGCGGTGGAAACCGAGTTGCAGTTCGAAGAAATCGAAGAGAAGCCCAGCATCGGCGCCCAGCTGTTCAACAAGGTGCAAGCGCTGCTGACGGGCAAGCAGGCCAAGGACGACAGCGAGTTCGCCCAGATCGGCGAAGCCGTCGAAGCCATCGCCGAACACGTCAAGGATCTGCCCGACCAACTGGCTGCTGAAAAGCAATTTTCAGCGGGGCTGAAAACCCGGCTCGACCAGGTCAGCACGGAACTCACAGAGCTGAAAACCAAGCTCTCCACCACCCAGGACCACAGCCAGAAAACGCGTCCGCCTGTAACCGGCGGCAACGACCTGGTCGTGACCGACTGCTGA
- a CDS encoding phage major capsid protein, P2 family: MRNDTRVLFNAYLQQLAQLHGVTDVTTKFTADPSVAQTLETRIQESSAFLSAINVYGVSEQSGEKVGIGIDGTIASTTDTTTKDREPRDPSGLDDRGYTCTQTNFDTSLRYQKLDQWAKFKDFQARIRDAIIKAQALNRIMIGWNGISRAATSNPAINQLLQDVNIGWLQKMRLENPARVLDEVVAGSGKIEIGAGKDFENIDALVVSMVNEFIEPWYQEDTELVVICGRQLLADKYFPIINKTQAPTEMLAADIVTSQKRLGNLPAVRVPHFPANGLLVTRLDNLSLYWQEGTRRRTVVDNAKRDRIENYESVNESYVIEDLGCAAMAENITLN, encoded by the coding sequence ATGCGTAACGACACCCGAGTACTGTTCAACGCCTACCTGCAACAACTGGCGCAACTGCATGGGGTGACTGACGTCACCACCAAATTCACCGCAGACCCCAGCGTCGCCCAGACCTTGGAAACCCGCATTCAAGAATCCAGCGCGTTCCTCAGCGCCATCAACGTCTACGGTGTATCGGAACAGTCGGGTGAAAAGGTCGGCATCGGTATCGACGGCACCATTGCCAGCACCACAGACACCACTACCAAAGACCGCGAGCCCCGCGACCCAAGCGGCCTGGACGACCGTGGGTACACCTGCACCCAAACCAACTTTGATACCAGCCTGCGCTACCAGAAGCTGGACCAATGGGCCAAGTTCAAGGACTTCCAGGCACGCATCCGCGACGCCATCATCAAAGCCCAGGCGCTCAACCGGATCATGATTGGCTGGAACGGCATCAGCCGCGCCGCGACATCCAACCCGGCCATCAACCAGCTGTTGCAGGACGTCAACATCGGTTGGCTTCAAAAGATGCGCCTGGAAAACCCTGCCCGGGTTCTGGATGAGGTGGTGGCCGGCAGCGGCAAAATCGAAATCGGTGCCGGTAAGGACTTTGAAAACATCGACGCTCTGGTCGTCAGCATGGTCAACGAGTTCATCGAGCCTTGGTATCAGGAGGACACCGAACTGGTGGTCATCTGCGGTCGCCAACTGCTGGCCGACAAGTACTTCCCGATCATCAACAAGACTCAGGCGCCGACCGAAATGCTGGCGGCCGACATCGTCACCAGTCAAAAACGACTCGGGAACCTGCCGGCGGTGCGTGTGCCGCACTTCCCGGCCAACGGTTTGCTTGTCACCCGCCTGGATAACCTGTCGCTGTACTGGCAGGAAGGCACCCGCCGCCGCACCGTCGTGGACAACGCCAAGCGCGACCGCATCGAGAACTACGAATCGGTGAACGAAAGCTACGTTATCGAAGACCTGGGCTGCGCGGCCATGGCCGAAAACATCACCCTGAATTGA
- a CDS encoding head completion/stabilization protein → MSGFVAGGTVASGHINTDAFWPSIDLDQLRATLRIDASVTAPRLETAAVAAAISVNRELSEWRARQEAAGHVELADVPGDKINDVSVLEHLYRRAIEAATGAEVCERYRSYDTTNSGNQNAEDLTPNIDDYRRDLRWAVRDFLGINRTTVELI, encoded by the coding sequence ATGAGCGGATTCGTAGCCGGCGGCACCGTCGCCAGCGGCCATATCAACACCGACGCCTTCTGGCCCTCCATCGATCTGGATCAATTGCGCGCCACGCTGAGAATCGACGCGAGCGTCACAGCACCGCGCCTGGAAACCGCCGCTGTGGCCGCCGCCATCAGCGTCAACCGCGAGCTGAGCGAATGGCGGGCCAGGCAGGAAGCCGCAGGCCATGTCGAACTGGCAGATGTTCCTGGTGACAAGATCAACGACGTGTCGGTACTGGAGCACCTCTACCGCCGCGCCATCGAAGCCGCCACCGGTGCCGAAGTGTGCGAGCGCTACCGCTCCTACGACACCACCAACAGCGGCAACCAGAACGCCGAAGATCTCACGCCAAACATCGACGATTACCGCCGCGACCTGCGCTGGGCCGTGCGTGACTTCCTTGGCATCAACCGCACCACTGTGGAGCTGATCTGA
- a CDS encoding terminase endonuclease subunit, which yields MTNPCRRHFERVTAAIEAAATEPTQTMAGATAYEHQLNQLLQDRLRLKQVQSNQGKAELKRQLLPSYESYVQGVLEGGQGAQDEVLTTVMVWRFDAGDFTGGLDIATYVLEHKMVMPDRFARTLGCLVAEEVATAAFKAQKVGEPFDLAILHRTAELTDAEDMPDQARAKLFLAMGRATLEGITEEAPGQPGQLQAGVDLLKKAIALHDACGGKKDLERAERLLNKLAGPAG from the coding sequence ATGACCAACCCATGCCGCCGTCACTTTGAACGTGTCACTGCCGCCATCGAGGCGGCAGCGACCGAGCCCACCCAAACCATGGCCGGCGCCACGGCCTACGAGCACCAGCTCAACCAGCTGCTGCAAGACCGCCTGCGCCTGAAACAGGTCCAGTCCAACCAGGGCAAGGCCGAACTCAAGCGCCAGTTGCTGCCGAGCTATGAATCCTACGTGCAAGGTGTGCTGGAAGGCGGCCAGGGCGCGCAGGACGAGGTACTGACCACCGTCATGGTCTGGCGCTTCGACGCTGGCGACTTCACCGGTGGGCTCGACATCGCGACCTACGTGCTGGAACACAAGATGGTTATGCCCGACCGCTTCGCACGTACCTTGGGCTGCCTGGTCGCCGAGGAAGTCGCGACGGCAGCCTTCAAAGCCCAGAAGGTTGGCGAACCATTCGACCTGGCAATTCTGCACCGCACCGCCGAACTCACCGATGCCGAAGACATGCCCGACCAGGCCCGCGCCAAGCTGTTTCTTGCCATGGGCCGCGCCACGCTGGAAGGCATCACCGAAGAGGCCCCAGGCCAACCCGGCCAGCTTCAGGCCGGTGTGGATCTGCTGAAAAAAGCCATCGCCCTGCACGATGCCTGCGGTGGCAAAAAGGATCTGGAGCGGGCCGAACGCCTGCTCAACAAACTTGCCGGCCCTGCCGGCTAA
- a CDS encoding terminase ATPase subunit family protein: MTTTCLLPIDPRRQSKFLYWMGWRICEIAEATGEKEKTLHSWKARDEWDRADNVERIGGALEARLVQLILKDNKTGGDFKEIDLLHRQLERQARIQRFQGGGTETDLNPNLAKRNEGPKKKSPKNDISEDQIELLREAFIDGCFDYQKDWYRAGNQRTRVILKSRQIGATYYFAREAFIDALDTGRNQIFLSASKNQAYLFRGYIQAFAREVIGVELTGDPIVLPNGAELFFLGTNARTAQGYHGNFYFDEFFWTFKFEELNKVASGMAMHKKWRKTYFSTPSSMAHEAYTFWTGERFNKGKPAAQHTKVDVTHGALQQGRFCEDRLWRQIVTILDAERGGCDLFDIEELRREYSPEAFANLLMCEFVDDGASIFPLSVLQSCMVDSWVEWAEDYKPFAMRPFGDRQVWVGYDPAETGDCSGLVVVAPPLVPGGKFRVLERHQFRGMDFAAQAAAIKGVCDRYWVTYIGIDVTGLGSGVAQLVRQFFPAVTTFSYSPEVKTRLVLKAYDVIHKGRLEFDAGWTDMAQSLMAIRKTITAGGRQFTYTAGRNDNTGHADLAWALFHALQNEPLEGQTAANTGRMEIY; the protein is encoded by the coding sequence ATGACGACGACCTGCCTGCTGCCTATCGATCCCCGACGCCAATCCAAGTTCCTGTACTGGATGGGTTGGCGTATCTGCGAGATTGCCGAGGCTACGGGCGAAAAGGAAAAAACGCTACACAGCTGGAAGGCCCGCGACGAGTGGGACCGGGCCGACAACGTCGAGCGCATCGGCGGCGCCCTGGAAGCGCGCCTGGTGCAGTTGATCCTTAAGGACAACAAGACCGGAGGCGATTTCAAGGAGATCGACCTGCTGCACCGCCAGCTTGAACGCCAGGCCCGCATTCAACGCTTCCAGGGCGGCGGTACCGAAACCGACCTCAACCCGAACCTCGCCAAGCGTAACGAAGGACCAAAGAAAAAGTCCCCGAAAAATGACATCAGCGAAGACCAGATCGAGCTGCTGCGCGAGGCCTTCATCGACGGCTGTTTCGACTACCAGAAAGATTGGTATCGGGCCGGCAACCAGCGTACCCGCGTTATCCTCAAGAGCCGCCAGATTGGTGCCACGTACTACTTCGCCCGCGAGGCGTTCATCGACGCCCTGGACACCGGTCGCAACCAGATTTTCCTGTCGGCATCGAAGAACCAGGCCTACCTGTTCCGTGGTTACATTCAGGCCTTCGCCCGGGAAGTCATCGGCGTCGAGCTGACCGGTGACCCGATTGTATTGCCCAACGGCGCCGAGCTGTTTTTCCTCGGGACCAACGCCCGCACCGCCCAGGGCTACCACGGCAATTTCTACTTCGATGAGTTCTTCTGGACGTTCAAGTTCGAGGAGTTGAACAAGGTCGCCTCGGGTATGGCGATGCACAAGAAGTGGCGCAAAACCTATTTCTCGACCCCGTCGAGCATGGCCCACGAGGCGTACACCTTCTGGACGGGCGAGCGCTTCAACAAGGGCAAGCCCGCCGCACAGCACACCAAGGTTGATGTGACCCACGGCGCGCTCCAGCAGGGGCGGTTCTGTGAGGACCGGCTATGGCGCCAGATTGTCACCATCCTCGACGCGGAGCGGGGCGGCTGCGATCTATTCGACATCGAAGAGCTGCGCCGGGAGTACAGCCCCGAGGCGTTCGCCAACCTGCTGATGTGCGAGTTCGTTGACGACGGCGCGAGCATTTTCCCGCTGTCGGTGTTGCAGTCCTGCATGGTCGATAGCTGGGTGGAGTGGGCCGAGGACTACAAACCTTTCGCCATGCGTCCGTTCGGCGACCGCCAGGTATGGGTCGGCTATGACCCGGCTGAGACGGGCGATTGTTCCGGCCTGGTGGTGGTCGCGCCGCCTCTGGTGCCGGGTGGCAAGTTCCGCGTGCTCGAGCGCCACCAGTTTCGCGGCATGGACTTCGCCGCCCAGGCCGCCGCCATCAAGGGCGTGTGCGACCGCTACTGGGTGACATACATCGGCATCGACGTCACCGGCCTGGGCAGCGGCGTGGCCCAGCTGGTGCGCCAGTTCTTCCCGGCCGTGACCACCTTCAGCTACTCGCCCGAGGTGAAAACCCGCCTGGTGCTGAAGGCATACGACGTGATCCACAAGGGCCGGCTGGAGTTCGACGCCGGCTGGACCGACATGGCCCAGTCGCTCATGGCGATTCGCAAGACCATCACCGCAGGCGGCCGCCAGTTCACCTACACCGCCGGCCGCAACGACAACACCGGCCACGCCGACCTGGCCTGGGCGCTCTTCCACGCATTGCAGAACGAACCGCTCGAAGGGCAGACCGCTGCCAATACCGGGCGAATGGAGATTTACTGA
- a CDS encoding tail protein X: protein MPVTVRAFQNDTVDALCWRHYGRTAGVTEAVLEANPGLADYGPILPQGLAVQMPEAQPAAPQRQMVNLWD, encoded by the coding sequence ATGCCCGTCACCGTCCGCGCCTTTCAAAACGACACCGTAGACGCTCTGTGCTGGCGTCACTACGGCCGCACTGCCGGCGTAACCGAAGCAGTACTCGAAGCCAACCCCGGCCTGGCCGACTACGGGCCGATCCTGCCCCAAGGCCTGGCCGTGCAAATGCCCGAGGCCCAGCCGGCCGCCCCACAGCGGCAGATGGTGAACTTATGGGACTGA